The nucleotide sequence CTATGGTTATTTTTACACCAAAAAACTTGGCTCATGGCCTTGATAAACAAGGTATTTGCCTTTATATCTTAAGCATGACTGAGAAATGCGCCCATCCAGAATGCGAACTTGAAGGAACTTTCCCTGCACCAAGGGACCCTCAAAACATTTCTGCACGCCAGTATTTCTGCGAAAAACACATCAAAGAATTCAACAAACAATGGAATGGCCTGAAAGGCTTTAGCAGTGACGATCTTTACACCATGCAGTCAGGCGGCACATGGGGACGCCCCACATGGAAAATGGGTGTAAACACGGAGTCATACAAAAAAGCAACTTTTGCGGCTGATCGTACGTACAAAAACCCCTACACCATGTTTGATTACATGGAGGGCAGTGCTGAAACAGCAAAAATCTTTACACCTAAAATGCCTAAGCGCATTACAGAGGCTTGCGAAA is from Pseudomonadota bacterium and encodes:
- a CDS encoding J domain-containing protein; this encodes MTEKCAHPECELEGTFPAPRDPQNISARQYFCEKHIKEFNKQWNGLKGFSSDDLYTMQSGGTWGRPTWKMGVNTESYKKATFAADRTYKNPYTMFDYMEGSAETAKIFTPKMPKRITEACETLGIEPPLSPTLIKKRFTALAKKFHPDIYTGDDAAERMGIINDAYTTLKDYLKRQDASS